From the genome of Spinacia oleracea cultivar Varoflay chromosome 2, BTI_SOV_V1, whole genome shotgun sequence, one region includes:
- the LOC110789012 gene encoding protein FAR1-RELATED SEQUENCE 5-like, protein MHQNQQFTDAVEKELNGKRKLQKLLQLNQQFPDAERVLIVVEEYRRRTREDELRRSRELDQREQGEEGETGGEGENMNEGDGALPTSLLNSVTEINHSTSSVVTDSTSNDDTSSLINSPRVCYSPKGSKEYIAGCLHHLKPSLGMIFDSLKDAELFYKVYAAHCSFQVRNGTDKNGKQTVGKEIVEVILLKYFLCTKQGYFQPKPRNQDAECSQTRKRSVTRSGCSACIRLRYSSGGKYVQKQYIFNNAKVNIGPVKSYRMSKEHCGSYNNVRGTKTDFINFYRDLKVYIGDKDAFMFKENFERKVQASNGGFYFDYCVDKHKHLTRAFWADSICRKNYALFGDVVTFDSTYDTNKYCLVFSPFTRVDHYKKCVTFGSALLSKEDTDSFVWLFETFLKCMGNCEPYCLLTDQDPAMSIAIKKVFKTTKRRLCMWHIMRKVPDKVGPVLCKETDFLKKLNAVVWDSDLDPTEFVSGWEAVMKEFSLENHYWLSYMFKIKHK, encoded by the exons ATGCACCAGAATCAACAATTTACAGATGCAGTCGAAAAAGAGCTAAATGGCAAAAGaaaacttcaaaaattactgCAACTCAATCAACAATTTCCAGAT GCCGAAAGAGTTCTGATCGTCGTAGAAGAATACCGCCGCCGCACAAGAGAAGACGAACTGCGAAGAAGCAGAGAGCTGGATCAAAGGGAGCAAGGCGAAGAAGGAGAAACAGGCGGAGAAGGTGAG AATATGAACGAGGGTGATGGAGCATTACCTACTTCTTTGTTAAATTCAGTTACAGAGATTAATCATTCAACTAGTAGTGTTGTTACTGATTCAACTAGTAATGATGATACTTCAAGCCTCATCAACTCACCTAGGGTGTGTTACTCCCCTAAAGGATCCAAGGAGTATATTGCAGGCTGTTTGCATCATCTTAAACCTAGTTTGGGTATGATTTTTGATTCTTTAAAAGATGCTGAACTTTTTTATAAAGTTTATGCTGCTCACTGTAGTTTTCAAGTGCGCAATGGGACTGATAAGAATGGAAAACAAACTGTTGGAAAAGAAATTGTTGAAGTGATACTTCTCAAATATTTTCTTTGTACTAAGCAAGGTTATTTTCAACCCAAGCCTAGAAATCAGGATGCTGAGTGTAGTCAAACGCGGAAAAGAAGTGTGACCCGTTCTGGTTGCTCTGCTTGTATTCGGTTACGGTATAGTTCTGGTGGTAAATAt GTGCAAAAgcaatatatttttaataatgcCAAAGTGAATATAGGGCCTGTTAAGTCCTATAGGATGAGTAAAGAACATTGTGGAAGTTATAACAATGTTCGTGGTACAAAAACTGATTTTATAAACTTTTATCGTGATTTGAAAGTTTATATAGGCGATAAAGATGCGTTTATGTTCAAGGAAAATTTTGAGAGGAAAGTACAGGCTTCTAATGGGGGTTTTTACTTTGATTATTGTGTTGACAAGCATAAACATCTTACTCGTGCTTTTTGGGCTGATTCAATCTGTAGGAAAAATTATGCATTATTTGGGGATGTTGTTACTTTTGATAGTACATATGATACAAACAAATATTGTTTAGTTTTTTCTCCTTTCACTAGGGTTGATCACTACAAAAAGTGTGTCACTTTTGGTTCAGCTTTGTTGTCCAAAGAAGATACTGACTcttttgtttggttgtttgaGACATTTTTGAAGTGCATGGGTAATTGTGAACCTTATTGTTTGCTCACGGATCAAGATCCTGCCATGTCAATTGCTATAAAGAAAGTGTTTAAAACGACTAAACGGCGTTTATGTATGTGGCATATAATGCGTAAGGTGCCTGATAAAGTTGGCCCAGTTCTTTGCAAAGAAACTGATTTTTTGAAGAAGTTAAATGCAGTGGTATGGGATTCTGATTTGGATCCAACTGAGTTTGTATCCGGCTGGGAAGCTGTGATGAAAGAATTTAGTTTAGAAAATCATTATTGGCttagttatatgtttaagaTCAAACATAAATGA